In a genomic window of Coregonus clupeaformis isolate EN_2021a chromosome 27, ASM2061545v1, whole genome shotgun sequence:
- the LOC121541717 gene encoding glutamate receptor ionotropic, NMDA 1 isoform X10 translates to MRLFLLAVVLSCSCARAGCEPKIVNIGAVLSQKRYEQVFKDAVTQANQIYGRDKFKLTAISVTHKPNAIQMALSVCEDLISNQVYAILVSHPPQSNDHLTPTPVSYTAGFYRIPVVGLTTRMSIYSDKSIHLSFLRTVPPYSHQAHVWFDMMREFRWNHIILIVSDDHEGRAAQKRLETLLEERETKNKKRNYENLDQLSYDNKRGPKAEKVLQFSQETNLTALLLEAKELEARVIILSASEEDAAAVYKAARFLNMTGSGYVWLVGEREMSGKALSEAPDGLIGLQLINGKNESAHINDAVAVVAQSIQELFEKENITEPPRGCVGNTNIWKTGPLFKRVLMSSKYPEGLTGRVEFNDDGDRKYAHYSILNYQKSRLIQVGIYNGTQVVMNNQRKIIWPGGETEKPRGFQMSTRLKIVTIHQEPFVYVKPTEQDGTCKEEKTLNGVADIKKVICTGPNETIPGRPIVPQCCYGFCIDLLIKLAGTMNFTYEVHLVADGKFGTQERVNNSNKKEWNGMMGELLGGLADMIVAPLTINNERAQYIEFSKPFKYQGLTILVKKEIPRSTLDSFMQPFQSTLWLLVGLSVHVVAVMLYLLDRFSPFGRFKVNSEEEEEDALTLSSAMWFSWGVLLNSGIGEGAPRSFSARILGMVWAGFAMIIVASYTANLAAFLVLDRPEERITGINDPRLRNPSDKFIYATVKQSSVDIYFRRQVELSTMYRHMEKHNYESAAEAIQAVRDNKLHAFIWDSAVLEFEASQKCDLVTTGELFFRSGFGIGMRKDSPWKQNVSLAILSSHENGFMEDLDKTWVRYQECDSRSNAPATLTFENMAGVFMLVAGGIAAGIFLIFIEIAYKRHKDARRKQMQLAFAAVNVWRKNLQQYPPTDITGQLNLSDPSVSTVV, encoded by the exons ATGCGTCTGTTTCTGCTGGCGGTGGTCCTCTCGTGCTCCTGTGCGCGGGCTGGCTGCGAGCCGAAGATAGTGAACATCGGAGCCGTACTGAGCCAGAAGAGGTACGAGCAAGTCTTTAAGGATGCGGTGACCCAGGCGAACCAGATATATGGGAGAGATAAATTCAAGTTGACCGCCATCTCCGTAACGCACAAACCCAACGCTATCCAGATGGCTCTCTCCGTCTGCGAGGACCTCATCTCTAACCAG GTGTATGCCATCCTGGTGAGTCATCCTCCCCAGTCCAACGACCACCTCACCCCCACGCCTGTGTCCTACACCGCAGGCTTCTACCGCATCCCTGTTGTGGGCCTCACCACACGCATGTCCATCTACTCCGACAAG AGTATCCACTTGTCCTTTCTGCGGACTGTCCCCCCGTACTCCCACCAGGCTCACGTGTGGTTTGACATGATGCGAGAGTTTCGATGGAACCACATCATCCTGATCGTCAGCGATGACCACGAGGGGCGGGCCGCGCAGAAGAGACTGGAGACCCTACTGGAGGAGAGGGAAACAAAG AATAAAAAAAGGAACTATGAAAACCTCGACCAACTGTCCTATGACAACAAGCGAGGACCTAAG GCAGAGAAAGTCCTCCAGTTCAGCCAGGAGACTAACTTAACTGCGCTGCTTCTGGAGGCCAAAGAGCTGGAGGCTCGCGTCATCATCCTCTCCGCCAG TGAAGAGGACGCTGCTGCAGTTTACAAGGCTGCCCGTTTCCTCAACATGACGGGCTCGGGTTACGTGTGGCTGGTGGGAGAGCGGGAGATGTCGGGTAAAGCCCTGAGCGAGGCGCCAGACG GTCTCATTGGCCTCCAGCTCATCAACGGCAAAAACGAGTCTGCCCACATCAACGACGCAGTGGCCGTGGTGGCCCAGTCCATCCAGGAGCTCTTTGAGAAGGAGAACATTACAGAGCCGCCCAGAGGCTGCGTGGGAAACACCAACATCTGGAAGACCGGGCCCCTCTTCAAAAG GGTTCTGATGTCATCAAAGTACCCAGAGGGCCTCACTGGACGTGTGGAGTTCAATGACGATGGCGACAGGAAGTACGCTCACTACAGCATTCTCAACTACCAGAAGAGTCGACTCATTCAAGTTGGGATTTACAATGGAACACAG GTGGTGATGAATAATCAGAGGAAGATCATCTGGccgggaggagagacagagaaaccgcGGGGCTTTCAGATGTCCACAAGACTAAAG ATAGTGACCATACACCAGGAGCCCTTTGTGTATGTGAAACCCACTGAGCAGGATGGAACCTGCAAGGAGGAAAAAACCTTAAATGGAGTGGCAGATATTAAAAAGGTGATCTGCACAGGACCAAATGAGACCATCCCAG GACGTCCAATTGTACCTCAATGTTGTTATGGATTCTGTATTGACCTActtatcaagttggctggaaCCATGAACTTTACCTATGAGGTGCACCTGGTGGCTGATGGGAAATTTGGAACACAAGAGCGG gtgaacaaCAGCAACAAGAAAGAGTGGAATGGCATGATGGGAGAGCTCCTGGGGGGTCTGGCAGATATGATCGTTGCCCCGCTGACTATAAACAACGAACGAGCCCAGTACATCGAATTCTCCAAACCTTTTAAGTACCAAGGCTTAACCATCCTCGTTAAAAAG GAAATCCCTCGCAGTACACTGGACTCGTTCATGCAGCCGTTTCAGAGCACACTGTGGCTGTTGGTCGGTCTTTCGGTGCATGTGGTGGCGGTGATGCTTTACCTACTAGACCGGTTCAG cccATTTGGGAGGTTTAAAGTAAAtagtgaagaagaagaagaagatgccCTCACCTTGTCGTCAGCCATGTGGTTCTCCTGGGGAGTGTTGCTTAACTCCGGTATTGGAGAAG GCGCGCCGCGCAGCTTCTCAGCGAGAATCTTGGGCATGGTGTGGGCTGGCTTTGCCATGATCATAGTGGCATCGTATACTGCCAACCTGGCTGCCTTCCTGGTGCTGGACCGGCCTGAGGAGCGCATCACCGGCATCAACGACCCGAGG CTGAGGAACCCATCGGACAAGTTCATCTACGCCACAGTGAAGCAGAGCTCTGTGGACATCTACTTCCGGCGGCAGGTGGAGCTTAGCACCATGTACCGCCACATGGAGAAGCACAACTACGAGAGTGCCGCTGAGGCTATCCAGGCCGTGCGCGACAA CAAGCTGCATGCTTTCATCTGGGACTCTGCGGTGCTGGAGTTTGAAGCCTCGCAGAAGTGCGACCTGGTGACCACGGGAGAGCTGTTTTTCCGTTCGGGCTTTGGCATAGGCATGCGCAAGGACAGCCCCTGGAAACAGAATGTGTCCCTGGCCATTCTCAG TTCCCATGAGAATGGCTTCATGGAAGATCTAGATAAAACCTGGGTGAGATACCAGGAGTGTGACTCACGGAGCAATGCCCCAGCCACACTCACCTTTGAGAACATGGCAG GAGTGTTCATGCTGGTGGCTGGAGGCATAGCAGCAGGAATCTTCCTCATCTTTATTGAGATCGCCTACAAGCGACACAAAGACGCCCGCAGGAAGCAGATGCAGCTGGCCTTTGCGGCCGTCAACGTCTGGAGGAAGAACCTGCAG
- the LOC121541717 gene encoding glutamate receptor ionotropic, NMDA 1 isoform X9 produces the protein MRLFLLAVVLSCSCARAGCEPKIVNIGAVLSQKRYEQVFKDAVTQANQIYGRDKFKLTAISVTHKPNAIQMALSVCEDLISNQVYAILVSHPPQSNDHLTPTPVSYTAGFYRIPVVGLTTRMSIYSDKSIHLSFLRTVPPYSHQAHVWFDMMREFRWNHIILIVSDDHEGRAAQKRLETLLEERETKNKKRNYENLDQLSYDNKRGPKAEKVLQFSQETNLTALLLEAKELEARVIILSASEEDAAAVYKAARFLNMTGSGYVWLVGEREMSGKALSEAPDGLIGLQLINGKNESAHINDAVAVVAQSIQELFEKENITEPPRGCVGNTNIWKTGPLFKRVLMSSKYPEGLTGRVEFNDDGDRKYAHYSILNYQKSRLIQVGIYNGTQVVMNNQRKIIWPGGETEKPRGFQMSTRLKIVTIHQEPFVYVKPTEQDGTCKEEKTLNGVADIKKVICTGPNETIPGNTTGRPIVPQCCYGFCIDLLIKLAGTMNFTYEVHLVADGKFGTQERVNNSNKKEWNGMMGELLGGLADMIVAPLTINNERAQYIEFSKPFKYQGLTILVKKEIPRSTLDSFMQPFQSTLWLLVGLSVHVVAVMLYLLDRFSPFGRFKVNSEEEEEDALTLSSAMWFSWGVLLNSGIGEGAPRSFSARILGMVWAGFAMIIVASYTANLAAFLVLDRPEERITGINDPRLRNPSDKFIYATVKQSSVDIYFRRQVELSTMYRHMEKHNYESAAEAIQAVRDNKLHAFIWDSAVLEFEASQKCDLVTTGELFFRSGFGIGMRKDSPWKQNVSLAILSSHENGFMEDLDKTWVRYQECDSRSNAPATLTFENMAGVFMLVAGGIAAGIFLIFIEIAYKRHKDARRKQMQLAFAAVNVWRKNLQQYPPTDITGQLNLSDPSVSTVV, from the exons ATGCGTCTGTTTCTGCTGGCGGTGGTCCTCTCGTGCTCCTGTGCGCGGGCTGGCTGCGAGCCGAAGATAGTGAACATCGGAGCCGTACTGAGCCAGAAGAGGTACGAGCAAGTCTTTAAGGATGCGGTGACCCAGGCGAACCAGATATATGGGAGAGATAAATTCAAGTTGACCGCCATCTCCGTAACGCACAAACCCAACGCTATCCAGATGGCTCTCTCCGTCTGCGAGGACCTCATCTCTAACCAG GTGTATGCCATCCTGGTGAGTCATCCTCCCCAGTCCAACGACCACCTCACCCCCACGCCTGTGTCCTACACCGCAGGCTTCTACCGCATCCCTGTTGTGGGCCTCACCACACGCATGTCCATCTACTCCGACAAG AGTATCCACTTGTCCTTTCTGCGGACTGTCCCCCCGTACTCCCACCAGGCTCACGTGTGGTTTGACATGATGCGAGAGTTTCGATGGAACCACATCATCCTGATCGTCAGCGATGACCACGAGGGGCGGGCCGCGCAGAAGAGACTGGAGACCCTACTGGAGGAGAGGGAAACAAAG AATAAAAAAAGGAACTATGAAAACCTCGACCAACTGTCCTATGACAACAAGCGAGGACCTAAG GCAGAGAAAGTCCTCCAGTTCAGCCAGGAGACTAACTTAACTGCGCTGCTTCTGGAGGCCAAAGAGCTGGAGGCTCGCGTCATCATCCTCTCCGCCAG TGAAGAGGACGCTGCTGCAGTTTACAAGGCTGCCCGTTTCCTCAACATGACGGGCTCGGGTTACGTGTGGCTGGTGGGAGAGCGGGAGATGTCGGGTAAAGCCCTGAGCGAGGCGCCAGACG GTCTCATTGGCCTCCAGCTCATCAACGGCAAAAACGAGTCTGCCCACATCAACGACGCAGTGGCCGTGGTGGCCCAGTCCATCCAGGAGCTCTTTGAGAAGGAGAACATTACAGAGCCGCCCAGAGGCTGCGTGGGAAACACCAACATCTGGAAGACCGGGCCCCTCTTCAAAAG GGTTCTGATGTCATCAAAGTACCCAGAGGGCCTCACTGGACGTGTGGAGTTCAATGACGATGGCGACAGGAAGTACGCTCACTACAGCATTCTCAACTACCAGAAGAGTCGACTCATTCAAGTTGGGATTTACAATGGAACACAG GTGGTGATGAATAATCAGAGGAAGATCATCTGGccgggaggagagacagagaaaccgcGGGGCTTTCAGATGTCCACAAGACTAAAG ATAGTGACCATACACCAGGAGCCCTTTGTGTATGTGAAACCCACTGAGCAGGATGGAACCTGCAAGGAGGAAAAAACCTTAAATGGAGTGGCAGATATTAAAAAGGTGATCTGCACAGGACCAAATGAGACCATCCCAGGTAACACAACAG GACGTCCAATTGTACCTCAATGTTGTTATGGATTCTGTATTGACCTActtatcaagttggctggaaCCATGAACTTTACCTATGAGGTGCACCTGGTGGCTGATGGGAAATTTGGAACACAAGAGCGG gtgaacaaCAGCAACAAGAAAGAGTGGAATGGCATGATGGGAGAGCTCCTGGGGGGTCTGGCAGATATGATCGTTGCCCCGCTGACTATAAACAACGAACGAGCCCAGTACATCGAATTCTCCAAACCTTTTAAGTACCAAGGCTTAACCATCCTCGTTAAAAAG GAAATCCCTCGCAGTACACTGGACTCGTTCATGCAGCCGTTTCAGAGCACACTGTGGCTGTTGGTCGGTCTTTCGGTGCATGTGGTGGCGGTGATGCTTTACCTACTAGACCGGTTCAG cccATTTGGGAGGTTTAAAGTAAAtagtgaagaagaagaagaagatgccCTCACCTTGTCGTCAGCCATGTGGTTCTCCTGGGGAGTGTTGCTTAACTCCGGTATTGGAGAAG GCGCGCCGCGCAGCTTCTCAGCGAGAATCTTGGGCATGGTGTGGGCTGGCTTTGCCATGATCATAGTGGCATCGTATACTGCCAACCTGGCTGCCTTCCTGGTGCTGGACCGGCCTGAGGAGCGCATCACCGGCATCAACGACCCGAGG CTGAGGAACCCATCGGACAAGTTCATCTACGCCACAGTGAAGCAGAGCTCTGTGGACATCTACTTCCGGCGGCAGGTGGAGCTTAGCACCATGTACCGCCACATGGAGAAGCACAACTACGAGAGTGCCGCTGAGGCTATCCAGGCCGTGCGCGACAA CAAGCTGCATGCTTTCATCTGGGACTCTGCGGTGCTGGAGTTTGAAGCCTCGCAGAAGTGCGACCTGGTGACCACGGGAGAGCTGTTTTTCCGTTCGGGCTTTGGCATAGGCATGCGCAAGGACAGCCCCTGGAAACAGAATGTGTCCCTGGCCATTCTCAG TTCCCATGAGAATGGCTTCATGGAAGATCTAGATAAAACCTGGGTGAGATACCAGGAGTGTGACTCACGGAGCAATGCCCCAGCCACACTCACCTTTGAGAACATGGCAG GAGTGTTCATGCTGGTGGCTGGAGGCATAGCAGCAGGAATCTTCCTCATCTTTATTGAGATCGCCTACAAGCGACACAAAGACGCCCGCAGGAAGCAGATGCAGCTGGCCTTTGCGGCCGTCAACGTCTGGAGGAAGAACCTGCAG
- the LOC121541717 gene encoding glutamate receptor ionotropic, NMDA 1 isoform X11, whose protein sequence is MRLFLLAVVLSCSCARAGCEPKIVNIGAVLSQKRYEQVFKDAVTQANQIYGRDKFKLTAISVTHKPNAIQMALSVCEDLISNQVYAILVSHPPQSNDHLTPTPVSYTAGFYRIPVVGLTTRMSIYSDKSIHLSFLRTVPPYSHQAHVWFDMMREFRWNHIILIVSDDHEGRAAQKRLETLLEERETKAEKVLQFSQETNLTALLLEAKELEARVIILSASEEDAAAVYKAARFLNMTGSGYVWLVGEREMSGKALSEAPDGLIGLQLINGKNESAHINDAVAVVAQSIQELFEKENITEPPRGCVGNTNIWKTGPLFKRVLMSSKYPEGLTGRVEFNDDGDRKYAHYSILNYQKSRLIQVGIYNGTQVVMNNQRKIIWPGGETEKPRGFQMSTRLKIVTIHQEPFVYVKPTEQDGTCKEEKTLNGVADIKKVICTGPNETIPGRPIVPQCCYGFCIDLLIKLAGTMNFTYEVHLVADGKFGTQERVNNSNKKEWNGMMGELLGGLADMIVAPLTINNERAQYIEFSKPFKYQGLTILVKKEIPRSTLDSFMQPFQSTLWLLVGLSVHVVAVMLYLLDRFSPFGRFKVNSEEEEEDALTLSSAMWFSWGVLLNSGIGEGAPRSFSARILGMVWAGFAMIIVASYTANLAAFLVLDRPEERITGINDPRLRNPSDKFIYATVKQSSVDIYFRRQVELSTMYRHMEKHNYESAAEAIQAVRDNKLHAFIWDSAVLEFEASQKCDLVTTGELFFRSGFGIGMRKDSPWKQNVSLAILSSHENGFMEDLDKTWVRYQECDSRSNAPATLTFENMAGVFMLVAGGIAAGIFLIFIEIAYKRHKDARRKQMQLAFAAVNVWRKNLQQYPPTDITGQLNLSDPSVSTVV, encoded by the exons ATGCGTCTGTTTCTGCTGGCGGTGGTCCTCTCGTGCTCCTGTGCGCGGGCTGGCTGCGAGCCGAAGATAGTGAACATCGGAGCCGTACTGAGCCAGAAGAGGTACGAGCAAGTCTTTAAGGATGCGGTGACCCAGGCGAACCAGATATATGGGAGAGATAAATTCAAGTTGACCGCCATCTCCGTAACGCACAAACCCAACGCTATCCAGATGGCTCTCTCCGTCTGCGAGGACCTCATCTCTAACCAG GTGTATGCCATCCTGGTGAGTCATCCTCCCCAGTCCAACGACCACCTCACCCCCACGCCTGTGTCCTACACCGCAGGCTTCTACCGCATCCCTGTTGTGGGCCTCACCACACGCATGTCCATCTACTCCGACAAG AGTATCCACTTGTCCTTTCTGCGGACTGTCCCCCCGTACTCCCACCAGGCTCACGTGTGGTTTGACATGATGCGAGAGTTTCGATGGAACCACATCATCCTGATCGTCAGCGATGACCACGAGGGGCGGGCCGCGCAGAAGAGACTGGAGACCCTACTGGAGGAGAGGGAAACAAAG GCAGAGAAAGTCCTCCAGTTCAGCCAGGAGACTAACTTAACTGCGCTGCTTCTGGAGGCCAAAGAGCTGGAGGCTCGCGTCATCATCCTCTCCGCCAG TGAAGAGGACGCTGCTGCAGTTTACAAGGCTGCCCGTTTCCTCAACATGACGGGCTCGGGTTACGTGTGGCTGGTGGGAGAGCGGGAGATGTCGGGTAAAGCCCTGAGCGAGGCGCCAGACG GTCTCATTGGCCTCCAGCTCATCAACGGCAAAAACGAGTCTGCCCACATCAACGACGCAGTGGCCGTGGTGGCCCAGTCCATCCAGGAGCTCTTTGAGAAGGAGAACATTACAGAGCCGCCCAGAGGCTGCGTGGGAAACACCAACATCTGGAAGACCGGGCCCCTCTTCAAAAG GGTTCTGATGTCATCAAAGTACCCAGAGGGCCTCACTGGACGTGTGGAGTTCAATGACGATGGCGACAGGAAGTACGCTCACTACAGCATTCTCAACTACCAGAAGAGTCGACTCATTCAAGTTGGGATTTACAATGGAACACAG GTGGTGATGAATAATCAGAGGAAGATCATCTGGccgggaggagagacagagaaaccgcGGGGCTTTCAGATGTCCACAAGACTAAAG ATAGTGACCATACACCAGGAGCCCTTTGTGTATGTGAAACCCACTGAGCAGGATGGAACCTGCAAGGAGGAAAAAACCTTAAATGGAGTGGCAGATATTAAAAAGGTGATCTGCACAGGACCAAATGAGACCATCCCAG GACGTCCAATTGTACCTCAATGTTGTTATGGATTCTGTATTGACCTActtatcaagttggctggaaCCATGAACTTTACCTATGAGGTGCACCTGGTGGCTGATGGGAAATTTGGAACACAAGAGCGG gtgaacaaCAGCAACAAGAAAGAGTGGAATGGCATGATGGGAGAGCTCCTGGGGGGTCTGGCAGATATGATCGTTGCCCCGCTGACTATAAACAACGAACGAGCCCAGTACATCGAATTCTCCAAACCTTTTAAGTACCAAGGCTTAACCATCCTCGTTAAAAAG GAAATCCCTCGCAGTACACTGGACTCGTTCATGCAGCCGTTTCAGAGCACACTGTGGCTGTTGGTCGGTCTTTCGGTGCATGTGGTGGCGGTGATGCTTTACCTACTAGACCGGTTCAG cccATTTGGGAGGTTTAAAGTAAAtagtgaagaagaagaagaagatgccCTCACCTTGTCGTCAGCCATGTGGTTCTCCTGGGGAGTGTTGCTTAACTCCGGTATTGGAGAAG GCGCGCCGCGCAGCTTCTCAGCGAGAATCTTGGGCATGGTGTGGGCTGGCTTTGCCATGATCATAGTGGCATCGTATACTGCCAACCTGGCTGCCTTCCTGGTGCTGGACCGGCCTGAGGAGCGCATCACCGGCATCAACGACCCGAGG CTGAGGAACCCATCGGACAAGTTCATCTACGCCACAGTGAAGCAGAGCTCTGTGGACATCTACTTCCGGCGGCAGGTGGAGCTTAGCACCATGTACCGCCACATGGAGAAGCACAACTACGAGAGTGCCGCTGAGGCTATCCAGGCCGTGCGCGACAA CAAGCTGCATGCTTTCATCTGGGACTCTGCGGTGCTGGAGTTTGAAGCCTCGCAGAAGTGCGACCTGGTGACCACGGGAGAGCTGTTTTTCCGTTCGGGCTTTGGCATAGGCATGCGCAAGGACAGCCCCTGGAAACAGAATGTGTCCCTGGCCATTCTCAG TTCCCATGAGAATGGCTTCATGGAAGATCTAGATAAAACCTGGGTGAGATACCAGGAGTGTGACTCACGGAGCAATGCCCCAGCCACACTCACCTTTGAGAACATGGCAG GAGTGTTCATGCTGGTGGCTGGAGGCATAGCAGCAGGAATCTTCCTCATCTTTATTGAGATCGCCTACAAGCGACACAAAGACGCCCGCAGGAAGCAGATGCAGCTGGCCTTTGCGGCCGTCAACGTCTGGAGGAAGAACCTGCAG